One genomic region from Clostridium saccharobutylicum DSM 13864 encodes:
- a CDS encoding efflux RND transporter permease subunit — translation MGLINAAIKNKKIVLFLVVIAIISGFYCYHILPKQESPDVSSPAAMITTIYPGGSPSDIESLVTKKIEEKVEEIDGYDYCESYSENSASIVILYLNNDADKDKAWRDLRDKIKDLKSELPDGCQDSQINTKLTESAGMILSVSGDSYSYEQLGNYADEIKKQLSNVSGVSRFDIEGKQDKQVKVNVDLSKINKNSISLEDVCRVLQAQNIEIPSGNLDLSTGKIKVQTPGSFTSLKDIENTIVNVSKDTGQTIKIKEIANVQMDYDDDSNYKYTNNGENAVLLAGYFQDNKNIVLIGDDVKKKLDEIKTQLPQDLKIDEVSFQPKDVNESVSFFMDNLRDGVILVVITVLIGMGFRNAMVVSAVIPISMAMSFIIMDALGIKVQQMSTTALIIALGILVDDAIVIGDVVQVGIDNGMPGDEAAFHGIKKLFVPVFTSTLIIVGAFSPLLKIPGAVGDFLRTLPQVVMICIICSYISALFITPAMSSMFFTKSKAEKESKIRKMFHKLLTYGLKHKIKIVIAAICVFIVSMGLMKLLGMEFFPHADKDILYIDVSNEKVEDIDSTSNLVKQIEDVLKSKQEVTGVTSAIGGGMPKFYMTLPDTPPSKSTAQIMVKVDIKKTKKFDTREKLAEYLQSQIDSTISGGTATVKLLEQAQPIGAPIRLRLTGDDLDKIYAASDQIQEKLRNIPGTLNIRDDAAKKTYEYEVNIDSTKAMQHGLLKSDILKQINIALKGYSSSVYRKNGNDYDILVKTNIASVEDLKNLQIKSSLGDNKVLLSEVASIDLNSQLDQIKHYKKDKTVTIYSDVKAGCNSVKIEDELNQEISKMDLNGVNVIYDGEKHQIETNFTSLGVAGVLCIVIIYVILFVQFKSFIQPFVIMCSLPLSLMGVSIGLLVFRMSISLTAVMGIISLIGVVIRNAILLVEYIIDGRKEGLSIDEACLHAVSQRFRPIILSSTATITGLIPLAFSKSALFGPMSVAIIFGLASATFLTFVVVPVVYSLVNTRLEEKPINIDKLNIKSKIAKLNFKSLAFWKK, via the coding sequence ATGGGATTGATTAATGCAGCTATAAAAAATAAAAAAATAGTATTATTTCTAGTGGTTATAGCTATTATAAGTGGTTTCTACTGTTATCATATTCTTCCAAAGCAGGAGAGTCCAGATGTTTCATCTCCAGCTGCCATGATTACAACAATTTATCCAGGTGGATCTCCTAGTGATATAGAAAGTTTAGTCACAAAAAAGATTGAAGAAAAAGTTGAAGAAATAGATGGTTATGATTATTGTGAATCTTATTCTGAAAATAGTGCATCTATAGTTATTCTTTACTTAAATAATGATGCAGACAAAGATAAAGCATGGCGTGATTTAAGAGATAAAATAAAAGATTTAAAATCTGAACTTCCAGATGGATGTCAGGATAGTCAGATAAATACAAAGCTTACAGAAAGCGCAGGAATGATCTTAAGTGTATCTGGAGATAGTTATTCTTATGAACAGTTAGGAAATTATGCAGATGAGATAAAGAAACAGCTAAGTAATGTCAGTGGTGTTTCTAGATTTGACATAGAAGGTAAACAAGATAAACAAGTAAAAGTAAATGTAGATTTAAGCAAAATAAATAAAAATTCTATTTCTCTTGAAGATGTTTGTAGAGTATTACAAGCGCAAAATATAGAAATTCCATCTGGAAATTTAGACTTGAGCACAGGAAAAATAAAAGTCCAGACCCCTGGTAGTTTTACATCGCTTAAAGATATAGAAAATACAATTGTGAATGTTTCAAAAGATACTGGGCAAACTATAAAGATTAAAGAGATAGCAAATGTCCAAATGGATTATGATGATGATTCTAATTATAAATATACTAATAATGGAGAAAATGCAGTACTGCTTGCAGGTTATTTTCAAGATAATAAAAATATAGTTTTAATAGGTGATGATGTAAAGAAAAAATTGGATGAGATAAAAACGCAATTGCCACAGGATTTAAAAATAGATGAAGTTTCATTCCAGCCTAAAGATGTAAATGAATCAGTTTCATTCTTTATGGACAACCTTAGAGATGGTGTGATTCTTGTAGTAATAACTGTTCTTATAGGAATGGGATTTAGAAATGCAATGGTAGTTTCAGCAGTAATTCCAATATCTATGGCTATGTCATTTATTATTATGGATGCTCTTGGAATAAAAGTGCAACAAATGTCTACAACGGCACTTATAATAGCTCTTGGAATATTGGTAGATGATGCAATTGTAATTGGAGATGTAGTGCAGGTTGGAATTGATAATGGGATGCCAGGAGATGAAGCAGCATTTCATGGTATAAAAAAATTATTTGTACCTGTATTTACTTCTACACTAATTATTGTTGGTGCTTTTTCACCGCTTTTAAAAATACCAGGAGCAGTTGGAGATTTTTTAAGAACTTTACCTCAAGTAGTAATGATATGTATAATTTGCTCATATATTTCAGCACTTTTTATTACTCCTGCCATGTCATCAATGTTTTTTACAAAGAGCAAAGCAGAGAAGGAAAGTAAAATTCGAAAAATGTTTCATAAACTCTTAACTTATGGACTTAAACATAAAATAAAAATTGTTATAGCAGCTATATGTGTGTTTATAGTATCTATGGGATTAATGAAATTATTAGGAATGGAGTTTTTCCCTCATGCAGATAAAGATATTCTTTATATAGATGTTTCTAATGAAAAAGTTGAAGATATTGATAGTACATCTAATTTAGTAAAACAAATAGAAGATGTCTTAAAATCTAAGCAGGAAGTTACAGGGGTTACTTCAGCTATAGGTGGTGGTATGCCTAAGTTTTATATGACACTTCCTGATACTCCACCATCTAAAAGTACAGCGCAGATTATGGTGAAAGTAGACATAAAAAAAACTAAGAAGTTTGATACAAGAGAAAAATTAGCTGAATATTTACAAAGTCAAATAGATAGCACGATCTCTGGAGGAACTGCAACGGTAAAACTTTTGGAACAAGCACAGCCAATAGGAGCCCCAATTCGTTTGAGACTTACAGGAGATGATTTAGATAAAATTTATGCTGCTTCAGACCAAATACAAGAAAAATTAAGAAATATACCAGGAACATTAAATATAAGAGATGATGCAGCGAAAAAGACTTATGAATATGAAGTAAATATAGATAGCACTAAAGCTATGCAGCATGGACTGTTAAAATCTGATATTTTAAAACAGATAAATATTGCCTTAAAAGGATACAGCAGTTCTGTATATAGAAAGAATGGTAATGATTATGATATATTAGTTAAAACTAATATTGCATCAGTAGAAGATTTGAAAAATCTACAGATAAAATCAAGCCTTGGAGATAATAAGGTATTGTTATCAGAAGTAGCGTCTATAGATTTAAATTCACAGTTAGATCAGATAAAGCATTATAAGAAAGATAAAACTGTAACAATATATAGTGATGTTAAAGCAGGCTGTAACTCTGTTAAAATCGAAGATGAATTGAATCAGGAAATAAGTAAAATGGATTTAAATGGAGTAAATGTGATTTATGATGGAGAAAAACATCAAATAGAAACAAACTTTACAAGCCTTGGTGTAGCAGGAGTTCTTTGTATAGTGATAATCTACGTAATTTTATTTGTTCAATTTAAATCTTTTATACAACCGTTTGTTATAATGTGTTCACTTCCACTATCATTAATGGGAGTATCAATAGGACTTTTAGTGTTTAGAATGTCTATATCATTAACTGCTGTAATGGGAATAATAAGTTTGATTGGAGTAGTTATAAGAAATGCAATTTTGCTTGTAGAATATATAATTGATGGTAGAAAAGAGGGACTTTCTATAGATGAAGCGTGCTTACATGCTGTAAGTCAAAGGTTTAGACCTATAATATTGAGTTCAACTGCAACAATTACAGGGCTTATACCACTTGCATTTTCTAAAAGTGCTTTATTTGGTCCTATGTCTGTAGCAATAATATTTGGACTTGCATCAGCAACTTTTCTTACTTTTGTAGTTGTTCCAGTAGTATATTCACTAGTTAATACTAGATTAGAAGAGAAACCAATAAACATAGATAAACTAAATATTAAATCAAAGATAGCTAAATTAAATTTTAAATCATTAGCATTTTGGAAAAAATAA
- the pflA gene encoding pyruvate formate-lyase-activating protein, with protein sequence MLSLEHAMKEYNLDKNIGRIHSIESFGSVDGPGLRFVTFLKGCYMRCQFCHNPDTWDMDGGETKTADELLSQALKYKTYWKKGGGITVSGGEPLLQIDFLIEFFTKAKAKGVHVTLDTSGNPFTREEPFFSKFNELMKVTDLVMLDIKQIDEANHKILTGWSNSNILDMARYLSDINKPVWIRHVLVPGGSDNDEQLTKLDEFIKTLTNVDRVEVLPYHILGTFKWEQLGIDYPLKGVEPPTKERIENARKLLHTSEYNGYLSR encoded by the coding sequence ATGTTATCTCTAGAACATGCCATGAAAGAATATAATTTAGATAAAAATATTGGAAGAATTCATTCAATAGAGAGTTTTGGATCTGTTGATGGACCTGGACTTCGTTTTGTTACTTTTTTAAAAGGCTGTTATATGAGATGTCAATTTTGCCATAACCCGGATACATGGGATATGGATGGCGGTGAAACAAAAACTGCAGATGAACTTTTATCTCAAGCTCTTAAATACAAAACTTATTGGAAAAAGGGAGGTGGAATCACCGTAAGTGGTGGTGAGCCCCTTCTTCAAATTGATTTTCTAATTGAATTTTTTACAAAAGCTAAAGCAAAAGGCGTTCATGTCACGCTTGATACATCTGGAAATCCATTTACAAGAGAGGAACCTTTTTTTAGTAAATTTAATGAGCTTATGAAAGTAACAGATCTTGTAATGTTGGACATTAAACAGATAGATGAAGCTAATCATAAAATACTCACAGGATGGAGTAATTCAAATATTCTTGATATGGCAAGATACTTATCCGATATTAATAAACCTGTATGGATTCGTCATGTACTTGTACCAGGTGGAAGTGACAATGATGAGCAACTTACAAAACTTGATGAATTTATCAAGACTTTAACCAATGTAGATCGTGTCGAAGTGCTTCCATATCATATTCTTGGAACTTTCAAATGGGAACAGCTTGGTATTGATTATCCTTTAAAGGGTGTTGAACCTCCTACTAAGGAGAGAATAGAAAATGCTAGAAAGCTTCTTCATACAAGTGAATATAATGGATATTTATCACGATAA
- the pflB gene encoding formate C-acetyltransferase produces the protein MLENEQWAGFEGRIWREEINVRDFIQKNYTLYDGDAGFLADPTDATNKLWGRLQELQKEERAKGGVLDMETEVVSGLTAYGPGYIDESLKSLEKVVGLQTDKPLKRAFMPYGGIKMAEQSCENYGYKPNSELHKVFTEYHKTHNQGVFDAYTPEMRKARSSHIITGLPDTYGRGRIVGDYRRVALYGIDYLMEEKAKDLANCGDGTMTDEVIRLREEITEQHRALATMKKMAESYGCDISKPAKNAQEAIQWLYFGYLAAIKTQNGAAMSIGRVSTFLDIYIQRDIDNGVLTEEEAQELIDHLTMKCRMVKFARITSYNELFSGDPSWVTIGLGGIGVDGRHMVTKNDYRFLHTLENMGPSPEPNLTVFYSSALPENFKKYAAKISVKTSSIQYENDDVMKPEWGDDYSICCCVSATQTGKEMQFFGARANLAKCLLYAINGGVDEKSGKQVGPEYKGIISEYLDYNEVIEKYERMSDWLAGLYVNILNLIQYMHDKYYYEAAEMALIDTDVRRTFATGIAGFSHVIDSLSAIKYAKVKTIRNEAGIVTDYEIEGDFPRYGNDDERADEIGIYVLKSFLDKIKKRHTYRNSEPTTSILTITSNVVYGKYTGNMPDGREAWTPLAPGASPSYGAEKNGLLASLNSVAKLPYEWALDGISNTQTINPTALGQDEDEQVDKLVQVLDGYFDQGPHHLNVNIFGIEKLKDAMEHPEKEEYANFTIRVSGYAVKFIDLTREQQLDVISRTCHERI, from the coding sequence ATGTTAGAAAATGAACAATGGGCTGGTTTTGAAGGAAGAATATGGAGAGAAGAAATCAATGTTAGAGACTTCATTCAAAAAAACTATACACTATATGATGGTGATGCAGGTTTCTTAGCAGATCCAACAGATGCTACAAATAAACTTTGGGGCAGATTACAAGAATTACAAAAAGAAGAAAGAGCTAAAGGTGGAGTCCTTGATATGGAAACAGAAGTTGTTTCTGGACTTACAGCTTATGGTCCTGGATATATTGATGAATCTTTGAAAAGTCTTGAAAAAGTTGTAGGTCTTCAAACAGACAAGCCACTTAAAAGAGCTTTCATGCCATACGGTGGTATTAAAATGGCTGAACAATCTTGTGAAAATTACGGATATAAACCAAATTCAGAATTACACAAGGTGTTTACTGAATACCATAAGACACATAATCAAGGAGTCTTCGATGCTTATACACCAGAAATGAGAAAAGCTCGTAGCAGCCATATCATTACAGGACTTCCTGATACTTATGGACGTGGACGTATCGTAGGTGATTACAGAAGAGTTGCACTTTATGGTATTGATTATCTTATGGAAGAAAAAGCAAAAGACCTTGCTAACTGTGGCGATGGAACTATGACAGATGAAGTTATCCGTCTAAGAGAAGAAATTACAGAACAGCATAGAGCACTTGCTACTATGAAAAAAATGGCTGAAAGCTATGGCTGTGATATTTCAAAACCAGCAAAGAATGCTCAAGAAGCAATTCAATGGTTATACTTTGGATACCTTGCAGCAATAAAGACACAAAATGGTGCTGCCATGTCAATAGGACGTGTGTCTACTTTTCTTGATATCTATATCCAAAGAGATATTGATAATGGAGTTCTTACTGAAGAAGAAGCTCAAGAATTAATTGATCATTTAACAATGAAATGCAGAATGGTTAAATTTGCAAGAATAACTTCTTACAATGAATTATTCTCAGGAGATCCTTCATGGGTTACTATTGGATTAGGTGGTATAGGTGTTGATGGACGCCACATGGTAACAAAAAATGATTATCGTTTCCTTCATACATTAGAAAACATGGGACCTTCACCTGAACCAAACCTTACTGTATTTTACTCTTCTGCCCTTCCTGAAAACTTCAAGAAGTATGCAGCAAAGATTTCAGTAAAGACAAGCTCTATACAATATGAAAATGATGATGTTATGAAACCAGAATGGGGTGATGATTATTCAATATGCTGTTGTGTATCTGCTACTCAAACTGGTAAGGAAATGCAGTTCTTTGGAGCTAGAGCGAACCTTGCTAAATGTTTGCTTTATGCAATAAATGGTGGTGTTGATGAAAAATCAGGTAAACAAGTTGGACCTGAATACAAGGGAATTATATCAGAATACCTTGATTATAATGAAGTAATTGAAAAATACGAAAGAATGAGTGACTGGTTAGCTGGTCTTTATGTAAATATATTAAATCTTATTCAATATATGCATGATAAATACTATTATGAAGCAGCAGAAATGGCTCTTATCGATACAGATGTAAGACGTACATTTGCAACAGGTATTGCAGGTTTCTCACATGTAATTGATTCACTTTCTGCAATTAAGTATGCAAAAGTTAAAACAATTCGTAATGAAGCAGGTATTGTTACAGATTACGAAATCGAAGGAGATTTCCCAAGATACGGTAATGATGATGAGAGAGCTGATGAAATTGGTATATATGTTCTTAAATCATTCCTTGATAAGATCAAGAAGAGACACACATACAGAAATTCTGAACCAACTACATCTATCCTTACTATTACATCAAATGTGGTATATGGTAAGTATACAGGTAATATGCCAGATGGACGTGAAGCTTGGACTCCACTTGCACCAGGAGCTAGTCCATCTTATGGAGCAGAAAAGAATGGATTACTTGCTTCATTAAACTCTGTAGCTAAACTTCCTTATGAATGGGCGTTAGATGGTATTTCAAATACACAAACAATTAACCCAACTGCATTAGGACAGGATGAAGATGAACAAGTTGATAAACTTGTACAAGTATTAGATGGTTACTTTGACCAAGGACCACATCACTTAAATGTTAATATATTCGGTATTGAAAAATTAAAAGACGCTATGGAACATCCTGAAAAAGAAGAATATGCTAACTTCACTATCCGTGTATCAGGTTACGCAGTTAAGTTTATAGATTTAACAAGAGAACAACAACTTGATGTTATCTCTAGAACATGCCATGAAAGAATATAA
- a CDS encoding TIGR04076 family protein, translated as MYKVNYIKREVHIMKKPKIKITLVDKIGSGTCHRGHKIGESFDYDTDRGKICPMAMHVAFPYVDILRYGGTLPCTSNGEFRFCCPDVDIINVFRLEIVE; from the coding sequence ATGTATAAAGTAAACTATATAAAAAGAGAGGTGCATATAATGAAAAAACCAAAAATTAAAATTACTTTAGTAGATAAAATAGGCTCTGGAACATGTCATAGAGGGCATAAAATAGGTGAAAGCTTTGATTATGACACAGACCGCGGAAAGATTTGTCCAATGGCAATGCATGTTGCCTTCCCTTATGTAGATATTCTCAGATATGGTGGAACGCTACCATGCACATCAAATGGTGAATTCCGTTTTTGCTGTCCTGATGTCGACATTATCAATGTATTTCGTTTGGAAATTGTTGAATAA